The genomic DNA ctACCAACATGAAGCTAATCTATCCTCAGCTTCCTCAAAGTCCTCTGACTGGAGCTAATTAGTTGAGCTCATAagtcattaattcattaattaatctgCATGTTGGCTATTTATCAACAGTAAGAATAAGTgaatttagtatttatttatttattgtcaaaTCTGTTAATAACTGTGTAATAACACTGTGGTAACATCACAGGaagtaatgttacataaacatttatttaaaatagaaaaatagacTTTATTTAGCTCTGTCTTTAAAAGACAAtatacaaattaataataatgataaaaacaataatagtaatataatatcaattattattattattattatcattattattattattattgtcatcaccattttatatatatatatattgtatatatatatatatatacatatatatatatataataatttattaattaaattattattattttcttttttgttttcatagCACTGTGGTTAAATCACATTAAgtaacaaacatttatttaaaataaaataaaatagaccTTTATTAGCTCTGTCTAGTAAACTGCCATTAATGAGTTTTAACTACGACTAactaatattataatattaatatctgCTTATTACTAAAGCTCTGTAAATAAAACTGGGACcagataagacaaaataaattaatatactGTTGACATCATGGCATTTGTCTCTTTAATATCTCTGGTTATCAACAAAATAATACATTGTGTCTAAGAGGTGAGCGAACCTTGTCATAATACTGTGGTTACATCGCATGAAGtaacgttattattattattattattattattattaataaagtaatcatatataattataattatattaaataaaatacattattcaTTAAATTATGCTTATTATTTAgttgtttgtaatttttttgtggtCATAGTACTGTGGTGACATCACATTAAGttacataaacatttgtttaaaatagaataaaataaataaataacatttaaaagacaatataataatagtaatgataattattattatttgaatcatcataaaaatatatataattataagtatattcaattataataataaatgattcattaaattattattattattattattttgtttttgttgtcatAGCTCTGTGGTTACATCACGTTAAGTTACATAcatatttgtttaaaataaattaaataaagaaataacatttaaaagacaacacataaataataataataataataataataactaaaatagtaatttattattattattattattttgttgttattttttgtccCATGGCAGGGAATGAACTGTTCTGGGGAAGAAAAttgaaatacaaataaaaacaaaaacaaaagaaaaaccctGTAATAATCACCTAATTATATatttacaataaattattaaaattaattaaataattgattTAAATTAAGTACATTTGTCGTCTGctttctgttactttaatgtaATACAAAACTTTGAGATGTTAAACATAAAACTTGTGATATCTGggagtaaaatgtatttattttcccgtgtgtgtgtgtgtgtgtgtgtgtgtgtgtgtttgtgtaccagcagacatggaggtGACGGAGGAGGCGTGGCGGAAGGTGGAGGAGCAGGTGGAGAGTTTGCTGAGCggtcaggggtcagaggtcaccggGTGTGACGTGGGCCTGGAGCAGAGCAAACCGGCGACTCTGAGGAAGACCGTCACCTACATCGTCTGCGCCGTCATCTTCAACGAGAAGGtcaccattcattcattcattattaccattaattaattcatcaatcaattaatcgttgggtctataacgtgtgtgtgtgtgtgtgtgtgtgtgtgtgtgtgcggtgcaCCAGGAGGAGGTGCTGATGGTGCAGGAGGCGAAGCAGGAGTGTTATAAGCAGTGGTACCTGCCTGCAGGACGGGTGGAGGTGGGGGAGAGCCTGGAGGAGGCGCTGAGGAGagaggtgagacacacacacacacacacctgtcctgGTTACCTGGGTTACTGGTTACCTGGGTTACCGGTTACCTGGGTTACCGCTCTGTTATGTCTGCAGGTGAAGGAGGAGGCGGGGTTTGACTGTGAGCCAATCACCTTGCTGCTGATCCAGGAGCAGGGACCTCAGTGGATCCGCTTCGTCTTCCTCGCCAAGGtcacaggtcagaggtcacacacacagtatttatttattaaaatgatgtatttatttatttatttacatcatTTGAATGAAGTAAACATGGTCTGTATGTGTCAGGTGGGAGTCTAAAGAGTCTGTCAGCAGCAGATCAGGAGTCTCTTCAGGCCTCCTGGTGGGACCGACAGTCCGTCCTCCCTCTGAGAGGACGAGACATCCTCCGTCTCATCGACTGTGGACTCAAGTACGACATTAAACTCtgagtctttgtgctaagctaggctaaagaTGTCCTGGACACATAGAGATGGAACTGATGAAGCTGAATACTAACATGGACtctggctgctgctgtgatGCTTTCAGGTACCGTCAGGATCCCTGGCATCCTGTCACCTTACCTGTAGACCTGAGCTGCCGTCACGTGGTGCAGAGACTCGTCCTGGTCTTCACCAACGCCGAGGACCAGATCTGGGTGCTGCTCATCAGAGGTACCGGACGGCTGCTCACcagataaaactaaaataattagagctgtcagtcaattaaaatatctaatcgtgattaatctcacatttgtgtctgttctaaatgaaccttaaagggagaatagtcaactatttaatcctcttatcaacatgggagtggacaaatatgctgctttatgcaaatgtatgtatatatttattattggaaatcaattaacacaaaacaatgacaatctTTTTGCTTTTTGTCTGTACTACATTACCCATGAGCCTCTGCGTCTGTTGCTCTGGAGAAGACtcagaatgaaaacatgaacaaaccTCCTCTGTTTTTTATCACCTGCAGCCCCGGTGCTCCACCTCCCGACGGCGGCGGCGCTGAAAACCCACGCGGTGACGTGGGCGTCCAACATGGTGGTGCAGGAAGCCATGCCGTCAGCGTACTACGACCAAGACGTCAACACGCTGGGCGTCTTCAGCCTGCAGCACAACGGCCGGCAGCACGGGAAGACGGACGGCGTGTGCTTCAACACGCTGGTGGCGCTGGTGCCCGACCGCGTCCAACGCAACGAGGACGGGGAGAAGGTGGAGTGGACGGGGACGGGGCTGCCTCCGCCCGTAGAAAACCCGCGATACATCTGGCACGAAGTCCAGAAACAGACTCTGAGAGAGAAGCTGCTGGAGAAGACCAAGAACACCTCCATCTTACCCGTCCACAGCATGTACTGACCAAACaggactcttattgtgaaaataaCACGCTTCTGTTGTAAATaagcagcttttattttgaaagagaaTGTCTAATTGTATGCATCAGTCAGAGTGTAGATTTTAAATGTTAACAGAGCAATAAAATACTAATATTAATGTTTGAATCAGAGATTTGCCAAAACGTCACTTTATTGATCTGAAcattatgatgtcacagtttatctTCGTCATCGTCGCCGTCTGTCTGAGCTCATGTCTGGTCAGCTGACTGCTCCACTTTGGCCTTCTTCACGTTGTCGGTGAGTTTCTTCAGGTGTTTGGTTCGGATCTCCAGGCGGACCAGCCACTCGTCCCTcagcctgcagacacacacacacacgcacacacacacacacacacacacacacacacacacacacacacacacacacaggaaggtTTCCTTTAAATCAGCAGCTTCAAACAGAAgatgttttatgtcttttttttacagccTAAGCTagcggtagcgctgccgccattttggactgtaaacaccagtgagtgtgtgtccgtggatgtataaagagacgtctgtaaatcagaggatataaATCAGCTCCCAGTAGGAACatcatttaaatcatgatgtcctaaaagtagaactaacagctgaatccagaattattttcctcgccataatgaaGCTggtcatcagacccacgggaccgcACCGCCCCGCACGCTTATATGACATATcgggttctgccagcttcctgctagctgtatgcggctgtaataatggatattattgtttgtaattcatcacttttattatcttataatacacccatggactgtatgctgtcagcctgtatTCAAGAGATATACAGTACTTGCTTtgcattttaaggacatttttctgacattttttaaaactttttcggacctttttatttatttttttcagaaaattttcagatttttttttaaaaactttttttccgacattttttggactttttttaaaaaaacatgtcggacattatttcagacatttgtcGGACATTTTTCGTACACttgtggatgtattaacgtctctgttcccaaacaaccggctaccggccagtagctagtagcgctagcagcatgacatcaacagagtttaatggagttgttggctatttactaacacgtaggacacaacctcttctacatacatggtctgtggtctactggaccctcttctacttacatggtctgtggtctattggaccctcttctacatacatggtctgtggtctgttggaccctcttctacatccatggtctgtggtctgttggaccctcttctacatacatggtctgtggtctgttggaccctcttctacatccatggtctgtggtctactggaccctcttctacatccatggtctgtggtctactggaccctcttctacatacatggtctgtggtctattggaccctcttctacttacatggtctgtggtctattggaccctcttctacatacatggtctgtggtctgttggaccctcttctacatacatggtctgtggtctactggaccctcttctacatacatggtctgtggtctactggaccctcttctacttacatggtctgtggtctattggaccctcttctacatacatggtctgtggtctgttggaccctcttctacatccatggtctgtggtctactggaccctcttctacatccatggtctgtggtctagtggaccctcttctacatccatggtctgtggtctattggaccctcttctacatccatggtctgtggtctattggaccctcttctacatccatggtctgtggtctattggaccctcttctacatccatggtctgtggtctactggaccctcttctacatacatggtctgtggtctagtggaccctcttctacatccatggtctgtggtctattggaccctcttctacatccatggtctgtggtctactggaccctcttctacatacatggtctgtggtctagtggaccctcttctacatacatggtctgtggtctactggaccctcttctacatacatggtctgtggtctactggaccctcttctacatacatggtctgtggtctagtggaccctcttctacatccatggtctgtggtctattggaccctcttctacatccatggtctgtggtctattggaccctcttctacatccatggtctgtggtctgttggaccctcttctacatacatggtctgtggtctgttggaccctcttctacatacatggtctgtggtctattggaccctcttctacatccatggtctgtggtctgttggaccctcttctacatacatggcctgtggtctgttggaccctcttctacatccatggtctgtggtctgttggaccctcttctacatacatggtctgtggtctactggaccctcttctacatacatggtctgtggtctagtggaccctcttctacatacatggtctgtggtctagtggaccctcttctacatacatggtctgtggtctactggaccctcttctacatacatggtctgtggtctagtggaccctcttctacatacatggtctgtggtctactggaccctcttctacatacatggtctgtggtctactggaccctcttctacatacatggtctgtggtctattggaccctcttctacatccatggtctgtggtctgttggaccctcttctacatacatggcctgtggtctgttggaccctcttctacatccatggtctgtggtctattggaccctcttctacatccatggtctgtggtctgttggaccctcttctacatacatggcctgtggtctgttggaccctcttctacatccatggtctgtggtctgttggaccctcttctacatacatggtctgtggtctactggaccctcttctacatacatggtctgtggtctagtggaccctcttctacatacatggtctgtggtctgttggaccctcttctacatacatggcctgtggtctgttggaccctcttctacatccatggtctgtggtctgttggaccctcttctacatacatggcctgtggtctgttggaccctcttctacatccatggtctgtggtctgttggaccctcttctacatacatggtctgtggtctactggaccctcttctacatacatggtctgtggtctagtggaccctcttctacatacatggtctgtggtctagtggaccctcttctacatccatggtctgtggtctattggaccctcttctacatccatggtctgtggtctgttggaccctcttctacatacatggtctgtggtctgttggaccctcttctacatacatggtctgtggtctattggaccctcttctacatccatgg from Sebastes fasciatus isolate fSebFas1 chromosome 6, fSebFas1.pri, whole genome shotgun sequence includes the following:
- the nudt18 gene encoding 8-oxo-dGDP phosphatase NUDT18, with translation MEVTEEAWRKVEEQVESLLSGQGSEVTGCDVGLEQSKPATLRKTVTYIVCAVIFNEKEEVLMVQEAKQECYKQWYLPAGRVEVGESLEEALRREVKEEAGFDCEPITLLLIQEQGPQWIRFVFLAKVTGGSLKSLSAADQESLQASWWDRQSVLPLRGRDILRLIDCGLKYRQDPWHPVTLPVDLSCRHVVQRLVLVFTNAEDQIWVLLIRAPVLHLPTAAALKTHAVTWASNMVVQEAMPSAYYDQDVNTLGVFSLQHNGRQHGKTDGVCFNTLVALVPDRVQRNEDGEKVEWTGTGLPPPVENPRYIWHEVQKQTLREKLLEKTKNTSILPVHSMY